One stretch of Pedobacter riviphilus DNA includes these proteins:
- a CDS encoding PAS domain-containing sensor histidine kinase — MDRSKFLDAIIENAIDGIITIDDKGLIEHLNPAALELFGYGRDELVGKNVSVLMPEPDHSRHDGYLSRYEHTGQKHIIGTGREVSGKRKDGSVFPFRLGVSEIKFSDRKIYTGFIHDLSKEKANEEQIKSYTEKLEVKIKERTHDLVKLVSELEMAKENMQALFQKEKELNQLKTRFVSMASHEFRTPLSSIQLSASLIDKYTSKHDVASVEKHTLKIKNSINNLTTILNDFLSLEKLEAGKVEASAQSFNIISFAEEIAEEMQMMTKQNQHIIYEHTGTTAEVYLDPNLLKNCVINLISNSIKYSGADTLIQFNSILKNDELILEVKDNGIGIPKVDQHNLFEPFFRAHNTGDIPGTGLGLNIVKRYVGLMNGTVACQSEQNSGTVFTLSFALGK, encoded by the coding sequence ATGGATAGGTCGAAATTTTTAGATGCAATTATTGAAAATGCCATTGATGGGATTATTACCATTGATGATAAGGGACTCATAGAACATTTAAACCCCGCTGCACTTGAGCTTTTTGGTTATGGAAGGGATGAACTGGTAGGCAAAAATGTATCGGTTTTGATGCCAGAGCCTGATCATTCACGTCATGATGGCTACTTATCCAGATATGAACATACCGGGCAGAAACACATTATCGGAACCGGGAGAGAAGTTTCCGGTAAACGTAAGGATGGCTCGGTTTTTCCCTTTAGGCTTGGGGTAAGCGAAATAAAATTTAGCGACCGTAAAATTTATACTGGTTTTATCCACGATCTGAGTAAAGAAAAGGCCAATGAAGAGCAGATCAAAAGCTACACCGAAAAATTAGAGGTAAAGATTAAGGAACGTACACACGATCTGGTAAAGCTGGTGTCTGAGCTCGAAATGGCCAAAGAAAATATGCAGGCGCTTTTTCAGAAAGAGAAGGAACTCAATCAGCTCAAAACAAGGTTTGTGTCTATGGCCTCGCATGAGTTTAGAACACCACTCAGTTCGATACAATTATCGGCTTCTTTGATCGATAAATATACCTCCAAACATGATGTGGCCAGCGTAGAAAAACATACACTGAAAATCAAAAATTCGATTAATAACCTTACCACAATATTAAACGATTTCCTCTCGCTCGAAAAACTCGAGGCCGGAAAAGTAGAAGCGTCCGCTCAGTCTTTCAATATCATCAGCTTTGCTGAAGAAATAGCTGAAGAAATGCAGATGATGACCAAACAGAACCAGCATATTATTTACGAACATACAGGTACAACCGCCGAAGTTTACCTCGATCCGAACCTGTTGAAAAACTGTGTGATCAATCTGATTTCCAATTCGATAAAATACTCCGGTGCAGATACTTTGATCCAGTTCAATTCCATTTTAAAAAATGATGAGCTTATTTTAGAGGTGAAAGATAATGGTATTGGCATTCCAAAAGTCGACCAGCACAATCTGTTCGAACCATTTTTCAGGGCGCATAATACGGGCGATATCCCTGGCACAGGTTTAGGTCTGAACATTGTAAAAAGATATGTGGGTCTGATGAATGGTACAGTAGCCTGTCAGAGCGAACAAAATTCAGGTACAGTTTTTACGCTCAGCTTTGCACTTGGTAAATAA
- a CDS encoding response regulator, with protein MNKKVLIIEDNDDIRESTAEVLDLAGYETFTAKHGKLGVEMALNHLPDVILCDIMMPELDGYGVLYLLNKNQKTANIPFIFITAKTERADMRKGMEMGADDYLTKPFDDIELFKAIESRFKKKQQSAGFNAPSGNSETVMDELRKKGKLRPIANKQIIYVEGDEPTHLYYVVKGQVKTYKRFKDGRELSSSLYHDGDFFGYESLCNGEVYTDNAATLTESDIIQIPKADFMEYLLNHQAVSKTFITLLSGNVRDKGKQMLQLAYSSVRKRVAEALLQVAVKFGDGVEDSCTIRISRDDLAALVGTASETVSRMLADFKDEKLIDKTGNAINIRSIEKLKNIKQ; from the coding sequence ATGAACAAGAAAGTTTTGATTATTGAAGATAATGACGACATCAGGGAAAGTACAGCTGAGGTGCTGGATCTGGCCGGTTATGAAACTTTTACCGCGAAACATGGTAAGTTAGGGGTAGAAATGGCTTTGAACCATTTGCCTGATGTAATCCTCTGTGATATCATGATGCCAGAACTGGATGGTTACGGGGTTTTGTACCTACTGAACAAAAACCAGAAAACGGCAAATATTCCTTTTATTTTCATTACCGCAAAAACCGAGCGGGCAGACATGCGAAAAGGTATGGAAATGGGTGCCGATGATTACCTCACCAAACCGTTTGATGATATAGAACTCTTTAAGGCCATAGAAAGCAGGTTTAAAAAGAAGCAACAATCAGCTGGCTTTAATGCCCCATCGGGCAATAGCGAAACGGTAATGGACGAGCTCCGTAAAAAGGGCAAATTAAGGCCAATTGCCAACAAGCAGATTATTTATGTGGAAGGGGATGAACCTACCCATCTTTATTATGTAGTTAAGGGGCAGGTAAAAACGTACAAACGTTTTAAGGATGGTAGGGAGCTTTCGTCGAGCTTGTATCATGACGGCGATTTTTTTGGATATGAGAGTTTGTGTAATGGCGAAGTATACACAGACAATGCAGCAACCTTAACCGAATCAGACATTATACAGATCCCCAAAGCCGATTTTATGGAGTACCTGCTCAACCACCAGGCCGTATCCAAAACATTTATCACTTTGCTATCAGGAAATGTACGCGATAAAGGAAAGCAAATGCTTCAATTGGCCTATTCATCGGTACGAAAACGTGTAGCAGAAGCATTGCTACAAGTAGCTGTTAAATTTGGTGATGGTGTTGAAGATAGCTGTACCATCCGGATTTCCCGCGATGATCTTGCTGCATTGGTAGGTACAGCCAGCGAAACCGTAAGCCGAATGCTTGCTGATTTTAAAGATGAAAAACTGATTGATAAAACAGGCAATGCCATAAATATCCGCTCAATCGAAAAACTCAAAAACATTAAACAGTAA
- a CDS encoding pyridoxamine 5'-phosphate oxidase family protein — MLGKLEDEEIEKLLKEQYIGRLACHAHGVSYIVPINYVYNNSTVYAHSAPGQKIRMMKSNPQVCFQTDQIRDTFNWKSVVCWGKFEEITDATEKQRALQGIIHRMMPLTNTPSEQPSHGTGKTDVYDEDVIVFKIIFHLKTGRFEINDRAE; from the coding sequence ATGTTAGGAAAACTAGAAGATGAGGAGATAGAAAAGCTCCTTAAAGAACAATACATTGGTCGTTTGGCCTGCCATGCCCATGGGGTAAGTTACATTGTGCCTATCAATTATGTATACAATAACAGCACGGTTTATGCTCATTCTGCTCCGGGGCAAAAAATCAGGATGATGAAAAGCAACCCTCAGGTATGCTTTCAAACCGATCAGATCCGCGATACCTTTAACTGGAAGAGTGTGGTGTGTTGGGGCAAATTTGAAGAAATAACCGATGCTACAGAAAAACAAAGAGCGCTTCAGGGGATTATCCACCGGATGATGCCTTTAACCAATACCCCTTCGGAGCAACCATCGCATGGAACAGGCAAAACAGATGTTTATGATGAAGACGTTATTGTGTTCAAAATTATCTTTCACCTTAAAACAGGTAGATTCGAGATAAACGATCGTGCTGAATAA